The following are from one region of the Variovorax sp. V213 genome:
- a CDS encoding ATP-grasp domain-containing protein, with protein sequence MPTIAVAAISARAMAEAAAGDGFKVVALDLFGDIDTCRAASRWLPIGTPGSLQIDAASVMAALHTLAKEGADGDPVLGWIAGSGFEGEPDLLEEGAAVLPLIGTAPAAVRRLRDPAAFFGFLSARVMPFPQVLLRPPEDPAGWLMKDAHGCGGWHVRHAPWSMDEPPSSHHYFQREMPGLPMSATFIANGHDVRVLGFNEQSVRRFGTRPYVFCGAIGPVPLPGDVADRVTSIARALTVEFELRGLCSLDFVRDGDTIGVLEINPRPPASMSLYRRPDGSPGVMQAHVRACLQGELPPSTPLPAQDIEGIEIVFARQPIELDAAAARRLAAWPGLRDVPAAGQRFDIDDPVCTLTASGTSAQQVRARLNEGRERLLQSLETHA encoded by the coding sequence ATGCCGACGATTGCCGTTGCCGCCATCTCCGCGCGCGCCATGGCCGAGGCAGCGGCCGGCGACGGCTTCAAGGTTGTCGCGCTCGATCTGTTCGGCGACATCGACACGTGCCGCGCCGCATCGCGCTGGCTGCCGATCGGTACGCCGGGCAGCTTGCAGATCGATGCCGCCAGCGTGATGGCAGCGTTGCATACGCTGGCCAAAGAGGGCGCGGACGGCGATCCGGTGCTGGGCTGGATCGCGGGCAGCGGCTTCGAAGGCGAGCCCGACTTGCTCGAAGAGGGCGCGGCCGTGCTGCCGCTGATCGGCACCGCGCCGGCCGCCGTACGCCGCCTGCGCGATCCGGCGGCATTCTTCGGCTTTCTTTCGGCGCGCGTCATGCCCTTTCCCCAGGTGCTGCTGCGGCCGCCGGAGGATCCCGCGGGATGGTTGATGAAAGACGCGCATGGCTGCGGCGGCTGGCATGTGCGCCATGCGCCCTGGTCGATGGACGAGCCACCTTCATCGCACCATTACTTCCAACGCGAGATGCCGGGGCTGCCGATGTCGGCCACCTTCATCGCCAATGGCCACGACGTCCGTGTGCTCGGCTTCAACGAGCAGAGCGTGCGCCGCTTCGGCACGCGGCCCTACGTGTTCTGCGGTGCCATCGGACCGGTGCCCTTGCCCGGCGACGTTGCAGACCGGGTGACTTCGATCGCACGCGCATTGACCGTCGAGTTCGAGCTGCGCGGCCTGTGCAGCCTCGACTTCGTGCGCGACGGCGACACCATCGGTGTGCTCGAGATCAACCCCCGTCCGCCGGCCAGCATGAGCCTCTACCGTCGGCCGGATGGCTCGCCGGGCGTGATGCAGGCGCACGTGCGCGCCTGCCTGCAGGGCGAGCTGCCGCCGTCGACGCCTTTGCCGGCGCAAGACATCGAAGGCATCGAGATCGTGTTCGCACGGCAACCCATCGAACTCGATGCGGCCGCCGCGCGACGGCTCGCCGCTTGGCCCGGCCTGCGCGATGTGCCGGCTGCGGGCCAGCGTTTCGACATCGACGACCCCGTGTGCACCCTGACCGCGAGCGGCACCAGCGCGCAGCAGGTGCGCGCCCGCTTGAACGAAGGCCGCGAACGGCTACTGCAATCACTGGAGACCCACGCATGA
- a CDS encoding NAD(P)-dependent methylenetetrahydromethanopterin dehydrogenase — MERPRILHMFTPGPQMSPFDINMAADAGYQIIVPYCGVALDRITGLTQDTIFSRGPKGVARTGIFIGGRDAQLAADMLERARTSMVKPFVVSLMADPSGAYTTAAAMVACVEAALKRNHGHGLEGQRVVILGGTGPVGRVAGVIAAQAGADVYLSSRNGIDAAQEAADETGKRFGVSLHGLSGGDPDAVRRSIADADVLLACAAAGVQVVSGEALGAATRLKVAADVNAVPPEGIAGVGVMDDAKPLAGTQAVGIGALAVGNVKYQTQHRLLVQMCEAEKAQVLSFAEAFAVARAFLVEQAAKTA; from the coding sequence ATGGAACGTCCCCGCATCCTCCACATGTTCACCCCCGGCCCCCAGATGAGTCCGTTCGACATCAACATGGCGGCGGACGCGGGCTACCAGATCATCGTGCCGTATTGCGGCGTGGCGCTCGACCGCATCACCGGGCTGACGCAGGACACCATCTTCTCGCGCGGGCCCAAGGGCGTTGCGCGCACCGGCATCTTCATTGGCGGGCGCGATGCGCAGCTGGCGGCCGACATGCTCGAGCGCGCAAGGACCTCGATGGTCAAGCCCTTCGTCGTCTCGCTGATGGCCGACCCCAGCGGTGCCTACACCACGGCCGCGGCCATGGTCGCGTGCGTGGAGGCCGCGTTGAAGCGCAATCATGGCCACGGCCTGGAAGGCCAGCGGGTGGTGATCCTCGGCGGCACGGGGCCGGTGGGCCGTGTGGCCGGCGTGATCGCGGCGCAGGCCGGGGCCGACGTTTACCTGTCGAGCCGCAACGGCATCGACGCGGCGCAGGAGGCGGCGGATGAAACCGGGAAGCGCTTCGGCGTGAGCTTGCACGGCCTCTCGGGCGGCGACCCCGATGCCGTGCGCCGCTCCATCGCCGATGCCGACGTGCTGCTGGCCTGCGCGGCCGCGGGCGTGCAGGTGGTGTCCGGCGAAGCGCTCGGTGCCGCGACTCGGCTCAAGGTGGCGGCCGACGTGAACGCCGTGCCGCCGGAGGGCATCGCCGGCGTGGGCGTGATGGACGACGCCAAGCCGCTGGCCGGGACCCAGGCCGTGGGCATTGGCGCGCTGGCCGTGGGCAACGTCAAGTACCAGACGCAGCATCGCCTGCTGGTGCAGATGTGCGAGGCCGAGAAGGCGCAGGTGCTGAGCTTTGCCGAAGCCTTTGCCGTGGCGCGCGCGTTCCTGGTCGAGCAGGCCGCCAAGACGGCTTGA
- a CDS encoding beta-ribofuranosylaminobenzene 5'-phosphate synthase family protein yields MTSADLAFAPRHDLGIRTVSVSAPGRLHLGFLDPSGSLGRAFGSLGVVIDGFTTEIELSASPLDHLAADTPAAEAELARAAAHLSLLRQRSGCHAPLSLRLCQVLPPHAGFGSGTQLASAIGRAFAEWHGLDVGTATLAHWLGRGLRSGIGIAGFDTGGLLLDGGPGADGLPAPLLSRIPFPEEWRIVVVQDPVHRGLSGGAEKNAIASLPPLPQAVAADICHQVLMRVLPGAASEEFAPFAAGINRMQQLLGEHFAPAQGGVFTSLAVARLMRWFADASRANGAAIGQSSWGPTGFAIVSSEARAQLLVDAARAGGHVDPQLEIRIVTGRNRGAAVRDRRAPPRDR; encoded by the coding sequence ATGACCTCCGCCGATCTCGCCTTCGCCCCCCGGCACGACCTGGGTATCCGCACGGTGAGTGTGAGCGCTCCCGGGCGCCTGCACCTGGGTTTTCTCGATCCCTCCGGCTCCCTGGGGCGCGCCTTCGGCAGCCTCGGGGTGGTGATCGACGGTTTCACCACGGAGATCGAGCTGTCGGCGTCCCCGTTGGACCACCTGGCGGCCGACACGCCGGCCGCCGAAGCCGAACTGGCCCGCGCCGCCGCGCATCTCTCGCTGCTGCGGCAGCGCAGCGGGTGCCATGCGCCGCTGTCCTTGCGGCTGTGCCAGGTGCTGCCGCCGCATGCGGGCTTCGGTTCGGGCACGCAGCTCGCGTCCGCCATCGGTCGCGCCTTTGCCGAATGGCACGGCCTCGACGTGGGCACCGCGACGCTGGCGCACTGGCTCGGCCGTGGCCTGCGCTCGGGCATCGGCATTGCGGGCTTCGACACCGGCGGCCTGCTGCTCGATGGCGGCCCCGGAGCAGACGGCCTGCCGGCGCCGCTGCTCTCGCGCATTCCGTTCCCGGAGGAATGGCGCATCGTCGTGGTCCAGGACCCTGTGCACCGGGGCCTGTCGGGCGGTGCCGAAAAAAATGCCATTGCGTCCTTGCCGCCGTTGCCGCAGGCGGTCGCCGCCGACATCTGCCATCAGGTCCTGATGCGCGTGCTGCCTGGCGCGGCCAGCGAGGAGTTCGCGCCGTTCGCCGCCGGCATCAACCGCATGCAGCAATTGCTCGGCGAGCACTTTGCGCCGGCGCAGGGCGGCGTCTTCACCAGCCTGGCGGTCGCACGGCTGATGCGGTGGTTCGCCGACGCGAGCCGCGCCAACGGGGCCGCCATCGGGCAAAGCTCCTGGGGCCCCACCGGCTTTGCGATCGTGTCTTCGGAAGCCCGTGCCCAGTTGCTCGTCGACGCCGCGCGGGCCGGCGGGCATGTCGACCCGCAGCTGGAGATTCGCATCGTCACCGGCCGCAACCGCGGTGCCGCGGTGCGTGACCGCCGCGCACCGCCGCGCGACCGCTGA
- a CDS encoding GntR family transcriptional regulator: MIMAPSTMNKPIAPIPPLTQRVSRYILDQALAGGYENGRHMTEADLASRLGISRTPVRAALRFLHERAVLAHAPNRGYTLVAGREALALVRRELPEDEEKTLYYRLLRDRLSGKLPTRVNELELAQSYGVPRTLLRTVLTTLLQDGVLRGRHYQRWEFTETLDSVESERESYRFRLTVECAALREPGFRVDHERLLACRERQRALLAQASRHSWMDFFEANAQFHELLASASGNRFILDAVRQQNRLRRMADLSDYPLVNIDLLHKSCREHLQILEAVEDNDLDAAAAHMHSHLSRASDLVERRAMGVLGD, translated from the coding sequence ATGATCATGGCCCCCTCGACGATGAACAAGCCGATCGCACCTATCCCGCCCCTGACCCAGCGCGTGAGCCGCTACATCCTCGACCAGGCGCTGGCGGGGGGCTACGAAAACGGCCGCCACATGACCGAGGCCGACCTGGCCAGTCGGCTAGGCATTTCGCGCACGCCGGTGCGCGCGGCGCTGCGCTTTCTGCACGAGCGCGCCGTGCTGGCGCATGCGCCCAACCGCGGCTACACGCTGGTGGCTGGCCGCGAAGCGCTGGCGCTCGTGCGGCGCGAGCTGCCCGAAGACGAGGAGAAAACGCTCTACTACCGGCTGCTGCGCGATCGCCTCTCGGGCAAGCTTCCCACCCGCGTGAACGAACTCGAGCTTGCGCAAAGCTACGGCGTGCCGCGCACACTGCTGCGCACCGTGCTCACCACGCTGCTGCAGGACGGCGTGCTGCGCGGGCGGCACTACCAGCGCTGGGAGTTCACCGAAACGCTGGACTCGGTGGAAAGCGAGCGCGAGAGCTACCGGTTCCGCCTGACCGTCGAATGCGCGGCGCTGCGCGAGCCGGGCTTCCGGGTCGACCACGAAAGGCTGCTTGCCTGCCGGGAGCGCCAGCGCGCCCTGCTGGCCCAGGCGTCGCGGCATTCGTGGATGGATTTCTTCGAGGCCAACGCGCAGTTCCACGAACTGCTTGCCAGCGCCTCGGGCAACCGCTTCATCCTCGATGCCGTTCGGCAGCAGAACCGGCTGCGGCGCATGGCGGACCTGTCGGACTACCCGCTGGTGAACATCGACCTGCTGCACAAGTCATGTCGAGAACACCTGCAGATTCTCGAGGCGGTGGAGGACAACGACCTCGACGCGGCCGCCGCGCACATGCACTCGCACCTGAGCCGCGCCAGCGACCTCGTCGAGCGCCGCGCGATGGGGGTGCTGGGCGACTGA
- a CDS encoding aspartate aminotransferase family protein yields MPFTPNRKFKQSPRLIVGGEGLYYDLADGRRVLDAIAGLWCVNAGHRNPRVSAAMKAQIDVLDYASNFQIGHPAAFELAQRLAQFAPEGMNHVFFTNSGSESVDTALKIALAYHRARGDAGRYRLIGRERAYHGVGFGGISVGGIGRQRSTFGPLLNGVDHLPHTHDLARNAFSRGEPAHGIEKADALEALLALHDASTVAAVIVEPVAGSTGVLPPPRGYLKRLREICDRHGILLIFDEVITGFGRLGANFAADLFGVTPDIITTAKGLTNGAVPMGAVLMRDGIHDAFMQGSVGAIELSHGYTYSGHPLACAAAMATLDAYTEDGLIAQAAALSPFFEDAIHGLRGLPGVIDIRNTGLLGGIELQAWADGPGTHAQAVAQQCADLGVLVRSVGDTIALSPPLTIGREHIGQIADALRTAIAQTARSTDKEA; encoded by the coding sequence ATGCCCTTCACGCCCAATCGCAAGTTCAAGCAGTCGCCCCGGCTGATCGTAGGCGGCGAAGGCCTTTACTACGACCTGGCCGACGGCCGCCGCGTGCTCGACGCCATTGCCGGCCTGTGGTGCGTGAACGCCGGCCATCGCAACCCGCGGGTCAGTGCGGCGATGAAGGCGCAGATCGACGTGCTCGACTACGCCTCCAACTTCCAGATCGGCCACCCCGCGGCCTTCGAACTGGCGCAGCGGCTCGCGCAGTTCGCGCCCGAGGGCATGAACCACGTCTTCTTCACCAACTCCGGCTCGGAGTCGGTCGACACCGCACTGAAGATCGCGCTGGCCTATCACCGGGCGCGCGGCGACGCGGGCCGCTACCGCCTCATTGGCCGCGAGCGCGCCTACCACGGCGTGGGGTTCGGCGGCATCTCGGTGGGCGGCATCGGCCGCCAGCGCAGCACCTTCGGCCCGCTGCTCAACGGCGTGGACCATCTGCCCCACACGCATGACCTGGCACGCAATGCGTTCTCGCGCGGCGAGCCCGCGCACGGCATCGAAAAAGCCGATGCGCTCGAGGCCCTGCTGGCGCTGCACGACGCCTCGACGGTGGCCGCGGTGATCGTCGAGCCCGTGGCCGGATCGACAGGCGTGCTGCCCCCGCCGCGCGGCTACCTGAAGCGCCTGCGCGAAATCTGCGACCGCCACGGCATCCTGCTGATCTTCGACGAGGTCATCACCGGCTTCGGCCGCCTGGGCGCCAACTTCGCGGCCGACCTGTTCGGCGTGACGCCCGACATCATCACCACCGCCAAGGGCCTCACCAACGGTGCCGTGCCGATGGGCGCGGTGCTGATGCGCGACGGAATCCACGATGCCTTCATGCAGGGCAGCGTCGGCGCCATCGAGCTTTCGCACGGCTACACCTATTCGGGCCATCCGCTGGCTTGCGCGGCCGCCATGGCCACGCTGGACGCCTACACCGAAGACGGCCTCATCGCCCAGGCGGCAGCGCTCTCGCCGTTCTTCGAGGACGCGATCCATGGCTTGCGCGGCCTGCCGGGCGTGATCGACATCCGCAACACGGGCCTGCTCGGCGGCATCGAGCTGCAGGCCTGGGCCGACGGTCCGGGCACGCACGCGCAAGCCGTCGCCCAGCAGTGCGCCGACCTGGGCGTGCTGGTGCGCTCGGTGGGGGACACCATCGCGCTCTCGCCACCGCTCACCATCGGGCGCGAACACATCGGGCAGATCGCGGACGCGCTGCGCACGGCCATCGCGCAGACTGCGCGCTCGACGGACAAGGAAGCATGA